The Ochotona princeps isolate mOchPri1 chromosome 1, mOchPri1.hap1, whole genome shotgun sequence genome has a segment encoding these proteins:
- the PSMB1 gene encoding proteasome subunit beta type-1: MWSAADMSAGPGRDRALEPHAGAGPVQLRFSPYAFNGGTVLAIAGEDFSIVASDTRLSEGFSIHTRDSPKCYKLTDKTVIGCSGFHGDCLTLTKIIEARLKMYKHSNNKAMTTGAIAAMLSTILYSRRFFPYYVYNIIGGLDEEGKGAVYSFDPVGSYQRDSFKAGGSASAMLQPLLDNQVGFKNMQNVEHVPLTLDRAMRLVKDVFISAAERDVYTGDALRICIVTKEGIREETVPLRKD; this comes from the exons ATGTGGAGCGCTGCAGACATGTCCGCGGGTCCGGGCCGAGACCGCGCCCTGGAGCCGCACGCCGGCGCGGGCCCTGTGCAGCTGCGCTTCTCGCCCTACGCTTTCAACGGAGG tacTGTCTTGGCAATTGCTGGGGAAGATTTTTCCATTGTTGCCTCAGATACTCGGTTGAGTGAAGGCTTTTCAATTCATACCCGGGACAGCccaaaatgttataaatt AACAGATAAAACAGTCATTGGATGCAGTGGTTTTCATGGAGATTGTCTCACCTTAACCAAGATTATTGAAGCAAGACTAAAG ATGTATAAGCATTCCAACAATAAGGCCATGACGACAGGAGCCATTGCTGCGATGCTGTCTACAATCCTGTACTCCAGGCGCTTCTTCCCATACTATGTGTACAATATCATCGGGGGACTGGATGAAGAAG GGAAGGGAGCTGTGTACAGCTTTGACCCAGTGGGGTCCTACCAGCGAGACTCCTTCAAGGCTGGAGGCTCTGCCAGTGCCATGCTGCAACCCCTGCTAGACAACCAG GTTGGCTTTAAAAACATGCAGAATGTGGAGCATGTCCCACTGACCTTGGACAGAGCCATGCGGTTGGTGAAAGACGTCTTCATCTCTGCAGCCGAGAGGGATGTGTACACTGGGGACGCCCTCCGCATCTGCATTGTGACCAAGGAGGGCATTCGGGAGGAGACTGTGCCCCTGCGCAAGGACTGA